In the Cheilinus undulatus linkage group 19, ASM1832078v1, whole genome shotgun sequence genome, one interval contains:
- the si:ch211-161h7.8 gene encoding thiosulfate:glutathione sulfurtransferase, with product MLSLFSSLHGALVFSMLSFVLSRSFCQAVAEVSRSAPTVGSLIRTVTTPRPASRETPDNASVVTYSQLKTMLSNRDIQLFDVRNPDEYKVGHIPYSVNIPLGTLEESLKLSSQRFELKFHVRAPGKDDNNIVFYCRSGNRSHTALIIARQLGFRRVRHYKGGYSEWAEKEGK from the exons AtgctgtctctcttcagcaGTCTCCACGGTGCTCTTGTCTTCAGCATGTTGTCTTTTGTGCTTTCTCGAAGTTTCTGCCAGGCTGTAGCGGAAGTAAGCCGGTCAGCACCCACCGTTGGTTCCCTTATTCGGACAGTAACGACGCCAAGACCAGCATCCAGAGAAACTCCTGATAACG CTTCAGTGGTGACCTACTCACAGCTGAAGACAATGCTGTCCAACAGAGACATTCAGCTTTTCGATGTGAGAAATCCTGATGAGTACAAGGTTGGACACATCCCTTATTCTGTCAACATCCCAT TGGGTACCCTGGAGGAGTCTCTAAAGCTGTCCTCACAGCGCTTTGAGCTGAAATTTCATGTGAGGGCTCCTGGGAAGGATGACAACAATATTGTGTTTTACTGCAGAAGTGGCAACAGAAGTCACACAGCCCTGATCATCGCCCGTCAGCTGGGATTTAGGAG gGTGAGACATTATAAAGGAGGGTACAGTGAGTGGGcagagaaagaaggaaaataa